A stretch of the Sulfurospirillum sp. UCH001 genome encodes the following:
- a CDS encoding TerB family tellurite resistance protein, with amino-acid sequence MTYVIIAVVIVVFYLLTKNYQTEAYQHINVDVKQTLKGDLREHEAGLLVSLMAKVAKADGRVCELEAELLKHTFTDIARVFENSDAVRDELKAIYQQEMQSFDNTLVVSQKYLKLTKNDYTKRLKVMEYLLNLAFIDNEFSQTEFMITEDIANALEIKRADFERLISAFEQFYANKATQTQMGIKNAYAILGADENEDMESIKKKYRALVKEYHPDILMGQGKDQSIIDAATTKLQEINEAYEMIKKERN; translated from the coding sequence ATGACCTATGTCATTATTGCAGTTGTTATTGTTGTCTTTTATCTGCTTACAAAAAACTATCAAACAGAAGCGTACCAGCATATTAATGTCGATGTAAAACAGACATTAAAAGGTGATTTACGTGAACATGAAGCGGGGCTTTTGGTTTCACTTATGGCAAAAGTGGCAAAAGCGGATGGCAGAGTGTGTGAACTAGAAGCTGAACTCTTAAAGCATACTTTTACGGATATTGCACGTGTCTTTGAAAACAGCGATGCCGTGCGTGATGAACTAAAAGCAATTTATCAACAAGAGATGCAAAGCTTTGATAATACATTGGTTGTTTCACAAAAATATCTCAAACTTACTAAAAATGACTATACCAAACGCCTTAAAGTGATGGAGTATCTGCTCAATCTTGCTTTTATTGACAATGAGTTTTCTCAAACGGAGTTTATGATTACTGAGGATATTGCCAATGCTTTAGAGATTAAGCGAGCTGATTTTGAAAGATTGATCTCTGCTTTTGAACAATTTTACGCTAATAAAGCAACACAAACTCAAATGGGAATCAAAAATGCCTATGCCATTTTAGGTGCAGATGAAAATGAGGATATGGAAAGCATTAAGAAGAAGTATCGCGCTCTTGTTAAAGAGTATCATCCTGATATTCTTATGGGGCAGGGAAAAGATCAAAGTATTATTGATGCAGCAACCACAAAGCTTCAGGAGATTAATGAGGCCTATGAAATGATTAAGAAGGAAAGAAATTAG
- a CDS encoding MalY/PatB family protein, which produces MFNFDEIVDRTKTPCEKWNKYKGADVIPAWVADMDFKSPPCVIEALQQRVAEGVFGYTDIDNETYDAIIAFLKHHYQWEIKKEWLVFTHGVVSSMNIACLTIEGQSVMTTTPIYPHFIKAPRHANKEVLAVRMKEENNRWVLDFEAMERAIKPTCSLFMLCNPYNPAGTVFTKAELEQLGAFCLKHNLTICSDEIHADLLLNSSAKHIPIVSLSADLEQKSITLMAPSKTFNIAGLQASFAVIPNAELRKNFKRVMGSMVGGINLLGITALKAAYLEGDAWLSELRLYLAENLKMVQAFVARNPKLKLLDQEATFLAWIDASALGVESPYEFFLNYGVGLSDGEPFGDKNFVRLNFGTQKSVLETILNRMQKAVDSVC; this is translated from the coding sequence ATGTTTAATTTTGATGAGATCGTCGATAGAACCAAAACTCCCTGTGAAAAATGGAATAAATATAAAGGAGCGGATGTTATCCCTGCATGGGTAGCTGATATGGATTTTAAATCACCTCCATGTGTTATAGAGGCATTGCAACAAAGAGTTGCTGAGGGTGTTTTTGGCTATACCGACATCGATAATGAAACGTATGATGCCATCATTGCTTTTCTTAAACACCATTATCAATGGGAAATTAAAAAAGAGTGGCTTGTCTTTACACATGGTGTTGTAAGTAGCATGAATATTGCATGCTTAACGATAGAAGGACAAAGCGTTATGACCACAACGCCTATTTATCCGCATTTTATTAAAGCTCCTCGTCATGCCAATAAAGAAGTATTAGCGGTTCGTATGAAAGAAGAAAATAATCGCTGGGTTTTGGATTTTGAAGCCATGGAAAGAGCTATCAAACCTACGTGTTCACTCTTTATGCTGTGCAATCCCTACAACCCTGCAGGAACTGTTTTTACAAAAGCTGAGCTAGAACAATTGGGTGCATTTTGTCTGAAACACAACCTAACGATTTGTTCTGATGAAATTCATGCTGATTTATTGTTAAATTCATCAGCAAAACATATCCCTATCGTTTCATTAAGTGCTGATTTAGAACAAAAAAGCATTACGCTCATGGCTCCTAGTAAAACCTTTAATATTGCAGGACTTCAAGCCTCATTTGCTGTAATTCCTAATGCTGAACTTCGTAAAAATTTCAAAAGAGTTATGGGAAGTATGGTCGGAGGTATCAATCTTTTGGGCATTACGGCACTTAAAGCAGCCTACTTAGAGGGCGATGCATGGCTAAGTGAGTTACGTCTCTACTTAGCAGAGAATCTTAAAATGGTACAAGCTTTTGTAGCGCGCAATCCAAAGTTAAAACTTCTAGATCAAGAGGCTACATTTTTAGCATGGATCGATGCGTCAGCTCTTGGGGTAGAAAGCCCTTATGAATTTTTCTTGAACTACGGTGTAGGTCTGAGTGATGGGGAACCTTTTGGCGACAAAAATTTTGTACGATTAAACTTTGGAACACAAAAAAGTGTTTTAGAAACCATCTTAAATCGCATGCAAAAGGCAGTGGACAGCGTATGTTAA
- a CDS encoding metallophosphoesterase codes for MLKQLLFGLLTALSLYGGTHIVVLGDPHLPGKHPQMKEEVLEHINEWKDVDMVVAMGDLCSKTGTVEEYTYIKTYFAKLKKSLSVITGNHDFIYMDELDSNDKLQHASKEIQEAKLKRFQTTFNLPKLYYSMVKESYLLLFLSADDPNHLAELSKEQLAWLEQELQSHPKMPTIVFFHAPLDNTLETYNRWVNTPNFVAQPKKKIHELLQANPQLFLWVSGHTHTSAKEASFASKVNQYEHVTNIHNSDMNKDIIWTNSLFLEENFVSIKTYDHSKQEWIDTLDRHIAVPKF; via the coding sequence ATGTTAAAACAATTACTCTTTGGGCTTTTAACCGCCCTTAGTCTTTATGGCGGAACACACATTGTGGTTTTGGGAGATCCTCATCTCCCAGGAAAACATCCTCAAATGAAAGAGGAAGTTTTAGAGCATATCAATGAATGGAAAGACGTTGACATGGTTGTGGCTATGGGTGATCTCTGTTCTAAAACAGGCACTGTTGAGGAATATACTTATATAAAAACCTATTTTGCAAAATTAAAAAAGTCTCTTTCTGTCATTACAGGCAATCATGATTTTATCTACATGGACGAATTAGACAGCAATGACAAGCTTCAACACGCTTCAAAAGAAATTCAAGAGGCAAAACTAAAACGCTTTCAAACAACATTTAATTTGCCAAAACTTTACTACAGTATGGTTAAAGAGTCCTATCTGCTTCTTTTTCTCTCAGCAGACGATCCCAACCATCTTGCAGAACTCTCAAAGGAACAGTTGGCTTGGCTTGAGCAAGAGCTTCAATCACACCCTAAAATGCCAACAATTGTCTTTTTTCATGCACCTCTTGATAATACCTTAGAGACGTATAACCGTTGGGTCAATACTCCTAATTTTGTTGCTCAACCTAAAAAGAAAATTCACGAACTTCTCCAAGCAAACCCACAACTTTTTTTATGGGTGAGTGGACATACACATACTTCTGCGAAAGAAGCAAGTTTTGCCTCAAAAGTCAATCAGTATGAACATGTCACCAACATCCACAACAGTGACATGAATAAAGATATTATTTGGACAAATTCGTTGTTTTTAGAGGAAAATTTTGTTAGCATAAAAACATACGATCATAGCAAACAAGAGTGGATTGATACGCTTGATCGTCATATTGCTGTACCAAAATTTTAG
- a CDS encoding CHAP domain-containing protein, with protein sequence MRLYLFALCTCLFLLSGCAQKEFTQNAPEVPQAKDDTPKRQEIIKNAMKHQGKKDGGDCSGFVTLVNQESTQPYFTTAELNGYFEDARRSLAIYNLLDDQNRLYQEKPKVGDLIFFANTVKRYAKAKKSIDNITHIGIITKIDPDDTVYFIHHTKGKNLISQMNLNYPTVAMYDNKVVNSYMEKCPKNEGHQCLAPAYFSAYGKIK encoded by the coding sequence ATGAGACTGTACCTATTTGCCTTATGCACATGCTTGTTTTTATTGAGCGGTTGTGCTCAAAAAGAGTTTACACAAAATGCTCCTGAAGTACCACAAGCGAAGGATGATACTCCAAAACGTCAAGAAATCATCAAAAATGCAATGAAACATCAAGGTAAAAAAGATGGAGGCGATTGTTCAGGCTTTGTCACACTTGTCAATCAAGAAAGCACTCAGCCCTACTTTACAACTGCTGAGCTGAACGGCTATTTTGAAGATGCAAGACGCTCTTTAGCCATCTATAACCTCCTTGATGACCAAAATCGTCTTTATCAAGAAAAACCTAAAGTTGGGGACTTAATCTTTTTTGCAAATACCGTAAAACGATACGCAAAAGCAAAAAAGAGTATTGACAATATCACTCATATTGGTATCATTACTAAAATTGATCCTGATGATACGGTCTATTTTATTCACCACACAAAAGGAAAAAATTTGATTAGCCAAATGAATCTTAACTATCCGACTGTTGCAATGTATGATAATAAAGTGGTCAACTCCTATATGGAAAAATGCCCTAAAAATGAAGGACATCAATGTTTAGCACCTGCCTATTTCAGTGCCTATGGAAAAATTAAATGA
- a CDS encoding alpha/beta hydrolase: MRKLFFLMMCLSVSLFAFEPKTTGVLLLHGKTGTASKSWDSFQSYFERAGFVVLAKDMPWSKNRYIDKTYEASLQEVDDCVKELKAKGVKQIVVIGHSMGSNVALAYASFHPVDALVLLAPGHNPDKTIAPYKSSVDLAKSMIDEGKGSETASFADLNVGKQFTRQMRADVYYSFFSPDGLSAMSLRAKQLPQNTPVLYVVGKQDPLTEKTVWKFLMHYLKHLKVIIQLLMQTIWEQ, translated from the coding sequence ATGCGTAAGTTGTTCTTTTTAATGATGTGTTTGAGTGTATCTTTGTTTGCTTTTGAACCCAAAACGACAGGTGTTTTACTCCTTCATGGCAAAACAGGAACAGCATCAAAGTCATGGGATAGTTTTCAAAGTTATTTTGAACGAGCTGGTTTTGTTGTTCTTGCTAAAGATATGCCATGGTCAAAAAATCGGTATATTGATAAAACGTACGAAGCATCCTTACAAGAAGTTGATGACTGTGTCAAAGAGCTTAAAGCTAAAGGTGTGAAGCAGATCGTTGTTATTGGACATAGTATGGGCTCTAACGTTGCTTTAGCGTATGCGAGTTTTCATCCCGTTGATGCTTTAGTATTATTAGCACCAGGACATAATCCCGATAAAACAATTGCTCCTTATAAATCAAGTGTTGATTTAGCTAAATCAATGATAGATGAGGGGAAAGGTTCTGAAACAGCATCTTTTGCTGATCTTAACGTTGGCAAACAATTTACAAGGCAGATGCGTGCAGATGTTTATTACAGCTTTTTCTCACCTGATGGGTTAAGTGCCATGTCATTAAGAGCTAAACAATTACCTCAAAATACACCTGTTTTATATGTAGTCGGAAAACAAGATCCACTGACTGAAAAAACGGTATGGAAATTTTTGATGCACTACCTAAAACATCTAAAAGTCATTATTCAATTGTTAATGCAGACCATATGGGAACAGTGA
- a CDS encoding TIGR00730 family Rossman fold protein encodes MKRIAVYCGSSLGAHEIYKEQAIALGKFLAKNNITLIYGGASVGIMGTIADTILSEGGEVIGVIPTLLEQREIAHKGLTQLIRVETMHERKAKMMELADGFIALPGGPGTLEEFFEVFTWNQIGILQKPCGVLNINGYYNKLIELFDHMVREKFLQERSRNVFYVDDNYEQLIHKMLGFVAPAIKTY; translated from the coding sequence ATGAAACGTATTGCAGTTTATTGTGGCTCAAGTCTAGGAGCACATGAAATTTATAAAGAGCAGGCTATAGCGCTCGGAAAGTTCTTAGCCAAAAATAATATTACATTGATTTATGGTGGCGCAAGTGTTGGTATTATGGGCACAATCGCAGATACAATACTTTCTGAAGGCGGAGAGGTTATAGGTGTTATCCCTACACTATTAGAGCAAAGAGAAATTGCACACAAAGGATTAACGCAACTTATTCGTGTTGAAACAATGCATGAACGCAAAGCAAAAATGATGGAATTAGCCGATGGATTTATCGCTTTACCCGGAGGTCCAGGGACGTTGGAAGAATTTTTTGAAGTCTTTACATGGAATCAAATTGGAATATTGCAAAAGCCTTGTGGCGTTCTAAATATCAATGGTTATTACAATAAACTCATTGAGTTGTTTGATCATATGGTACGTGAGAAATTTCTGCAAGAACGCTCACGAAATGTCTTTTATGTTGATGATAACTATGAGCAATTAATTCATAAAATGCTCGGATTTGTCGCTCCTGCTATTAAAACTTATTAA
- the purL gene encoding phosphoribosylformylglycinamidine synthase subunit PurL has product MENLDAVLKKHKLTKDEYENILNILGREPNMLEIGIFSSMWSEHCSYKSSKKYLNGFPTKAPWVIQGPGENAGVIDVGDGMAAVFKMESHNHPSFIEPYQGAATGVGGILRDVFTMGARPVANMNSLRFGNVTNNDDTSHHQRYLVRGVVAGIGGYGNCMGVPTIGGETFFDESYNGNILVNAFTLGLAKSDEIFYGRAEGIGNPVVYVGSKTGRDGLGGAVMASDSFTEANKSLRPTVQVGDPFAEKLLLEACLELFKTDYIVGIQDMGAAGLTSSSFEMAGRSGSGMIMHLDKVPAREEGMQPFEFMLSESQERMLICAKKGYEDKVVEIFRKWDLNAEIIGEVTNTGHMELFWHGEKVADMPVQPVSEQAPIYDRPTQEPAYLASIKNTTINDFAKVDNQKAFDTLLNSVEVSDKSWIFDQYDSTVQTNTIKAPGSLDASVIRIKENGKALSMSSDCNPRYNYIDPKMGAAAAVAESGRNVAMSGARPLAITDCLNYGNPENPEVMWQFAQGCYGIKEACAKLNTPVVSGNVSLYNETNGIGVFPTPAIVMVGLNDDANKTLPSSFQKEGASLYLIGDTNSDFGGSLYMKELFGKVEGTLAPLDYDKELKLWELVIEANKKGFLNAAKDVNVGGIAIALAKMAAKSKKGVTAKIALNDAKDIFAESFSRAIVEVNDEAGFEAMAKTIGLNVAKIGTVGGANFTCNDVSKSVEAICERYFNRFAEVIEQDI; this is encoded by the coding sequence ATGGAAAATTTAGACGCAGTGTTAAAAAAACATAAGTTGACAAAAGACGAATATGAAAATATTTTGAACATTTTAGGACGTGAGCCTAATATGCTAGAGATCGGTATCTTCTCATCCATGTGGAGTGAGCACTGCTCTTACAAGTCTAGCAAAAAATACCTCAATGGTTTTCCAACGAAAGCACCATGGGTTATTCAAGGACCAGGTGAAAATGCGGGTGTCATCGATGTAGGTGACGGCATGGCTGCTGTCTTTAAAATGGAATCTCACAACCATCCAAGCTTTATTGAACCTTATCAAGGAGCAGCAACAGGTGTGGGTGGAATTTTAAGAGACGTCTTTACTATGGGTGCTCGCCCCGTTGCGAACATGAACTCTCTTCGTTTTGGTAATGTTACAAATAATGACGATACTTCACATCACCAACGCTACCTTGTGCGCGGTGTTGTTGCGGGCATTGGTGGTTATGGTAACTGTATGGGTGTTCCAACCATCGGTGGTGAGACATTCTTTGATGAGAGCTACAACGGAAACATTCTGGTTAATGCGTTTACCCTTGGTCTTGCAAAAAGCGATGAAATTTTCTACGGACGTGCTGAGGGTATCGGTAACCCTGTTGTTTATGTTGGTTCAAAAACAGGTCGTGATGGTCTTGGTGGTGCGGTTATGGCAAGCGATAGCTTTACAGAAGCGAATAAAAGCCTTCGTCCAACGGTTCAAGTTGGTGATCCATTTGCAGAGAAACTTTTACTTGAAGCGTGTTTAGAGCTCTTTAAAACAGACTATATCGTGGGTATTCAAGACATGGGTGCTGCGGGTCTTACATCAAGTTCATTTGAGATGGCAGGACGTAGTGGCAGCGGTATGATTATGCACCTAGATAAAGTTCCAGCACGTGAAGAGGGCATGCAACCATTTGAGTTTATGCTTTCAGAATCTCAAGAGAGAATGCTTATCTGTGCTAAAAAAGGGTATGAAGATAAAGTGGTTGAGATCTTTAGAAAATGGGATCTAAACGCTGAAATCATCGGTGAAGTAACCAATACAGGTCATATGGAGCTCTTCTGGCATGGTGAGAAAGTAGCCGATATGCCAGTACAACCAGTGAGTGAGCAAGCACCAATTTATGACAGACCAACACAAGAGCCAGCTTACTTAGCTTCTATTAAAAACACAACGATTAATGATTTTGCAAAAGTAGATAACCAAAAAGCGTTTGATACCCTGTTAAATTCTGTAGAAGTCAGCGATAAATCATGGATTTTTGACCAATATGATTCAACCGTTCAAACCAATACGATTAAAGCACCTGGTAGCCTAGATGCAAGCGTTATTCGTATTAAAGAGAATGGTAAAGCACTTTCTATGAGTAGTGACTGTAACCCACGTTATAACTACATCGACCCTAAAATGGGCGCAGCAGCAGCTGTTGCGGAAAGTGGAAGAAACGTTGCAATGAGTGGTGCTAGACCTCTTGCTATTACAGACTGTCTAAACTACGGTAATCCTGAAAATCCAGAAGTTATGTGGCAGTTTGCACAGGGATGTTACGGCATCAAAGAGGCATGTGCAAAACTAAACACACCAGTTGTTAGTGGTAACGTATCGCTTTACAATGAAACCAATGGTATTGGTGTTTTCCCAACGCCTGCGATTGTTATGGTAGGACTAAACGATGATGCAAACAAAACGCTTCCATCTAGTTTCCAAAAAGAGGGTGCTAGCCTTTATCTCATCGGCGATACCAATAGTGATTTTGGCGGAAGCTTGTATATGAAAGAGTTGTTTGGCAAAGTTGAAGGTACACTTGCTCCTCTTGATTATGATAAAGAGTTGAAATTATGGGAACTTGTCATTGAAGCAAATAAAAAAGGCTTCCTCAATGCTGCTAAAGATGTCAATGTTGGTGGTATCGCTATTGCACTTGCTAAAATGGCAGCAAAAAGCAAAAAAGGTGTTACAGCAAAGATTGCGCTTAATGATGCCAAAGATATTTTTGCAGAGAGTTTCTCTCGTGCTATCGTTGAAGTGAATGACGAAGCTGGCTTTGAAGCAATGGCAAAGACTATTGGTTTAAATGTTGCAAAAATTGGTACAGTTGGTGGAGCAAACTTCACATGTAATGATGTTTCAAAATCAGTAGAAGCCATTTGTGAGCGTTACTTCAACCGTTTTGCTGAAGTCATTGAGCAAGATATCTAA
- a CDS encoding bifunctional diguanylate cyclase/phosphodiesterase — protein MRRISVSPWRIVLIYALFATLWIFFSDHAVEYFVDNVTVFATLSTYKGFFFVVITSLLLYGLIKAKIFQIVSMQKKLKEHEQRLEYVIQGANLGYWDWDYVNHKHIVNDTWLSFLGLKRKDIEQLDTDWSERIHPEDRMIAQKAVEYTIKNNLPYVIEFRMRHADSHWVWIEGSGAVVERDENTGEPLRLAGTHRDISSRKNAQKEMLFLALNDPLTKLPNRVYLKQELEKRLIEEPELCFLFLDLDRFKTINDMYGHTTGDKVIQVVAERLKSVLHESDFIARVGGDEFVILTRENLEVELLCKKLIASLEVPIEIGDEQFKVNASMGVTCSPRDGSSFETLFKNADTAMYEAKNNLQKSYVFYTASMTEQLLNISKLDNELKRAIENDEFVIYYQPQINLHNNKMVGLEALVRWQHPIDGLVLPNHFIPRAEETRLIIPLGLLVFKKALQKMKYWDEHAFFDGIMAINISNVQIEEEEFVEKIEVIRQEVGINAQRIELEVTESCFMSNPEHVSKTLQKLENIGYKISIDDFGTGYSSMSYLKQLPLHKLKIDRSFIKDLPYDSDDQAISKAIIALGKTLELEVLAEGVETEEQKRFLIQNGCDSMQGYLFAKPLSCEVLEETFRQN, from the coding sequence ATGCGTCGTATTAGTGTGAGTCCATGGCGAATAGTTCTAATTTATGCGCTTTTCGCAACGTTGTGGATTTTCTTTTCCGATCATGCAGTTGAATATTTTGTTGATAATGTAACTGTATTTGCAACGCTTTCAACCTATAAAGGTTTTTTCTTTGTTGTTATTACTTCCTTACTTCTTTACGGGCTTATTAAAGCAAAAATTTTCCAAATCGTATCGATGCAAAAAAAACTGAAGGAACATGAACAACGTCTAGAGTACGTTATACAAGGGGCAAATCTTGGATATTGGGACTGGGACTATGTCAATCATAAGCATATTGTTAATGATACATGGCTCTCTTTTTTAGGCTTAAAACGTAAAGATATCGAGCAATTGGATACAGATTGGTCAGAGCGAATTCATCCAGAAGATAGGATGATTGCACAAAAAGCAGTTGAATATACTATTAAAAATAATTTACCCTATGTGATAGAGTTTCGTATGCGTCATGCGGATAGCCATTGGGTATGGATTGAAGGCTCAGGTGCTGTGGTTGAACGCGATGAAAACACGGGTGAGCCATTAAGATTGGCGGGGACACATCGTGATATCAGTAGTCGTAAGAATGCACAAAAAGAGATGCTTTTTTTAGCACTCAATGATCCTTTAACAAAGTTACCTAATCGTGTGTATTTAAAACAAGAACTCGAAAAACGTTTGATTGAAGAGCCAGAACTTTGCTTTTTATTTTTAGATTTGGATCGTTTTAAAACCATCAATGATATGTATGGACACACCACTGGCGATAAAGTTATCCAAGTCGTTGCTGAGCGTTTGAAGTCTGTATTGCATGAATCTGATTTTATTGCACGTGTAGGTGGAGATGAGTTTGTTATCTTAACACGTGAAAATTTAGAGGTTGAACTTTTATGTAAAAAATTGATTGCGAGCTTAGAAGTGCCAATTGAGATAGGAGATGAACAATTTAAAGTCAATGCTAGCATGGGTGTAACATGTTCGCCAAGAGATGGAAGTAGTTTTGAAACACTCTTCAAAAACGCTGATACAGCAATGTATGAAGCTAAAAATAACCTACAAAAAAGTTATGTTTTCTATACGGCATCTATGACAGAACAGCTTTTAAATATCTCAAAACTTGATAATGAACTTAAACGTGCCATTGAAAATGATGAATTTGTAATTTATTACCAGCCTCAAATCAATCTTCATAATAACAAAATGGTAGGCTTAGAAGCTTTAGTAAGATGGCAACATCCTATCGATGGGTTGGTTTTACCTAACCATTTTATACCAAGAGCTGAAGAGACTCGCCTCATTATACCTCTTGGTCTGCTTGTCTTTAAAAAAGCATTGCAAAAAATGAAATATTGGGATGAACATGCTTTCTTTGATGGAATTATGGCCATTAATATCTCTAATGTTCAAATCGAAGAAGAAGAGTTTGTTGAAAAAATAGAAGTTATACGTCAAGAAGTAGGCATCAATGCTCAAAGAATTGAGTTAGAAGTGACAGAAAGTTGTTTTATGAGTAATCCTGAACATGTTTCGAAAACGCTACAAAAGTTAGAGAACATTGGTTATAAAATTTCAATTGATGATTTTGGAACAGGCTATTCATCTATGAGTTATCTCAAACAACTACCATTACATAAACTCAAAATTGATCGCTCTTTTATCAAAGATTTGCCTTATGATAGTGACGATCAAGCAATTTCAAAAGCGATTATAGCTCTAGGCAAAACACTTGAATTAGAAGTGCTCGCTGAAGGGGTTGAGACAGAAGAACAAAAAAGATTTCTTATTCAAAATGGATGTGATAGTATGCAAGGCTACCTCTTTGCAAAGCCTCTTAGCTGCGAAGTTTTGGAGGAAACGTTTCGTCAAAACTAA
- the tatB gene encoding Sec-independent protein translocase protein TatB, translated as MFGMGIGEILVIAIIAIIFLGPEKLPEAMVKGAKFFKSFKNSINDVKSSFEQEMKIQELKEEALTYKKKLDEATSSARKVITFDELEEIKKTTQGVNDSLKELENSVKESASLEAPKPVTTPETIQVQAVEKPKETKKEENV; from the coding sequence ATGTTTGGTATGGGAATAGGAGAAATCCTTGTTATCGCAATTATTGCAATTATATTTTTAGGGCCAGAAAAGCTTCCTGAAGCTATGGTCAAAGGTGCAAAATTTTTCAAATCATTTAAAAACAGCATCAATGACGTCAAAAGTAGCTTTGAGCAAGAGATGAAAATTCAAGAGCTTAAAGAAGAAGCACTTACGTATAAGAAAAAGTTGGATGAAGCTACTAGTAGCGCTCGTAAAGTGATTACATTTGATGAACTCGAAGAAATCAAGAAAACAACGCAAGGTGTTAATGACTCTTTAAAAGAGTTGGAGAACAGTGTAAAAGAGAGTGCATCTCTTGAAGCACCAAAACCTGTAACAACACCAGAGACAATTCAAGTGCAAGCTGTTGAAAAACCAAAAGAGACAAAAAAAGAGGAAAATGTATAA
- the tatC gene encoding twin-arginine translocase subunit TatC → MFDELKPHLAELRKRLSISLIVILVMFLMCFAFWQPILAWMIAPLKAVLPEGSNVIFTGVQEPFFTAMKVAFFAGFILSLPVIFWQFWLFVAPGLYENEKKLVIPFVSAATMMFLMGASFCYYVVVPLAFGFLVAFGSALFTALPSIGEYVGFFTKFLVGFGLSFEMPVVIFFFAKLGLVDDKGLKDFFRYAIVIIFTLSGILTPPDILSQFLMAVPLLILYGISILVAKTVNPYIPPVEDEETTETKSEE, encoded by the coding sequence ATGTTTGATGAGTTAAAACCCCATTTAGCAGAACTTCGCAAAAGACTTTCTATTTCCTTAATCGTTATTCTTGTGATGTTTCTTATGTGTTTTGCCTTTTGGCAACCCATTTTAGCATGGATGATTGCACCACTTAAGGCAGTTTTACCAGAAGGTAGTAATGTCATTTTCACAGGCGTACAAGAGCCTTTCTTCACCGCAATGAAAGTTGCTTTTTTTGCAGGATTTATTCTTTCTTTACCTGTTATTTTTTGGCAATTTTGGCTTTTTGTAGCTCCAGGTTTATACGAGAACGAGAAAAAATTAGTTATTCCGTTTGTCTCTGCTGCCACGATGATGTTCCTTATGGGTGCATCTTTTTGTTACTATGTTGTTGTACCACTTGCTTTTGGCTTTTTGGTTGCATTTGGTAGTGCCCTTTTTACAGCACTTCCTAGCATTGGCGAATATGTTGGCTTTTTTACAAAATTCCTCGTTGGATTTGGCCTCTCTTTTGAAATGCCAGTTGTCATCTTTTTCTTTGCTAAATTAGGACTTGTTGATGACAAAGGGCTCAAAGATTTTTTCCGTTATGCCATTGTTATTATCTTTACACTTTCAGGTATTTTAACGCCTCCAGATATTCTTTCACAATTTTTAATGGCAGTACCTTTACTTATCCTTTATGGGATTTCTATCTTGGTAGCAAAAACCGTTAATCCTTATATCCCACCAGTGGAAGATGAAGAAACGACTGAAACAAAGAGTGAGGAATAA